In a genomic window of Streptomyces sp. NBC_01231:
- a CDS encoding helix-turn-helix transcriptional regulator — protein MDARTELLQDAGMDPRLDRDMSNCSIARTLEVVGEKWTILILREVWYGSSRFSDFERVLGCPRNLLAARLRMLVEEGILATETYKEPGSRSRPKYVITPKGMDLVPAVMGLLQWGDRYRADPEGPAILARHRGCGAHVDAHIRCERGHAVQAEDIESVPGPAFRMRPAE, from the coding sequence ATGGATGCGAGGACCGAACTTCTTCAGGACGCCGGCATGGACCCCCGTCTCGACCGGGACATGTCGAACTGCTCGATCGCCCGGACCCTCGAGGTCGTGGGGGAGAAGTGGACGATCCTGATCCTGCGCGAGGTCTGGTACGGCTCGTCCCGGTTCAGCGACTTCGAACGTGTCCTCGGCTGTCCTCGCAACCTTCTCGCGGCGCGGCTTCGGATGCTCGTGGAGGAAGGGATCCTGGCCACCGAGACCTACAAGGAACCGGGCTCGCGGAGTCGGCCGAAGTACGTGATCACGCCCAAGGGTATGGATCTGGTGCCGGCCGTGATGGGGCTCCTGCAGTGGGGCGACCGCTACCGCGCCGACCCGGAGGGCCCGGCCATCCTGGCGCGCCACCGCGGATGCGGCGCGCACGTCGACGCCCACATCCGCTGCGAACGGGGCCACGCCGTGCAGGCGGAAGACATCGAGAGCGTCCCCGGCCCCGCATTTCGGATGAGGCCCGCGGAGTGA
- a CDS encoding NADP-dependent oxidoreductase, producing MKAFVVEKYGKDGARAAEVPEPTVGDRDVLVRVSAASINPLDKMVRNGEFKQLLKYKRPFVLGHDVAGVVTRVGSAVHGLEVGDEVYARPRDLRVGGFAEFIAIDVDDVAPKPASLTLQEAAAVPLVALAAWQILVDRAHVKPGQKVLIHAGAGGLGSTVIQLAKHLGATVATTTDTKTEELVRSLGADVVVDYTKEDFSRVLSGYDLVLDSLGGANLEKSLTVLKPGGLAISVVGPPDAGFAKQLGAPSFLGLVMNVLSRKVRKQAKALGVRYEFFFMQANGSQLRRLGALYDSGKLRPVIDSTFPFDQTLEAMAHVEQGRTRAGKVVVSMVPDNG from the coding sequence ATGAAGGCATTCGTCGTCGAGAAGTACGGCAAGGACGGCGCGCGCGCCGCAGAGGTGCCTGAGCCCACCGTCGGAGACCGCGACGTCCTGGTCAGAGTGAGCGCCGCCAGTATCAACCCGCTGGACAAGATGGTCCGCAACGGGGAGTTCAAGCAGCTCCTGAAGTACAAGCGTCCGTTCGTGCTCGGCCACGACGTCGCCGGCGTCGTGACGCGGGTCGGATCCGCCGTCCATGGCCTCGAAGTCGGCGACGAGGTCTACGCCCGTCCGCGCGACCTGCGGGTAGGAGGCTTCGCGGAGTTCATCGCGATCGACGTGGACGATGTCGCGCCCAAGCCGGCCTCCCTCACCCTCCAGGAGGCGGCCGCGGTGCCGCTGGTGGCCCTGGCCGCCTGGCAGATCCTCGTCGACCGCGCCCACGTGAAGCCGGGCCAGAAGGTGCTCATCCACGCCGGCGCCGGCGGCCTCGGCTCGACGGTCATCCAGCTCGCCAAGCACCTCGGCGCCACGGTGGCGACGACCACGGACACCAAGACCGAGGAGTTGGTCAGGAGCCTCGGCGCCGATGTCGTCGTCGACTACACCAAGGAAGACTTCTCGAGGGTGCTGTCCGGCTACGACCTGGTGCTGGACTCCCTGGGCGGAGCGAACCTCGAGAAGTCGCTGACCGTGCTGAAGCCCGGCGGCCTGGCCATCAGCGTCGTCGGCCCGCCCGACGCAGGCTTCGCCAAGCAGCTCGGCGCCCCCTCGTTCCTGGGCCTGGTCATGAACGTGCTCAGCCGCAAGGTCCGCAAGCAGGCGAAGGCGCTGGGGGTGCGCTACGAGTTCTTCTTCATGCAGGCCAACGGCTCCCAGCTGCGCCGACTCGGCGCCCTCTACGACAGCGGGAAGCTCCGCCCGGTCATCGACAGCACCTTCCCGTTCGACCAGACGCTAGAGGCGATGGCGCACGTCGAACAGGGCCGTACCAGGGCCGGCAAGGTCGTTGTCTCGATGGTGCCCGACAACGGCTGA
- a CDS encoding enoyl-CoA hydratase/isomerase family protein: protein MTDTAAVEILADVHRGVGRILLNRPKALNALTTDMVVALDRVLAGWEHTPLSAVVLASTSTKAFCAGGDIRTIREHSLAGDAEASEGFFASEYRLNARIAEYPVPVVSLIDGVCMGGGLGLSVHGSFRVVTERAVLAMPETGIGFFPDVGASYFLPRLPGAIGMYLGLTGDRIDAADALYTGLATHFVLAEGLEAVGEALADNPGDPVDVVLNRLAGRSPVAGSRLAEVRGDVDWAFGAPSLGEIEKRLRELDTPWAAAASVTLESASPQSLEITHALLARGRQQTLRECLATELALTRTTIRTPDFLEGVRAALVDKDRTPVWQRASL from the coding sequence ATGACTGACACCGCTGCGGTCGAGATTCTCGCCGACGTCCACCGGGGCGTCGGCCGGATCCTGCTGAACCGTCCCAAGGCGCTCAACGCTCTGACGACGGACATGGTCGTCGCCCTCGACCGTGTGCTCGCCGGGTGGGAGCACACACCTCTGTCCGCCGTGGTGCTCGCCAGTACCAGCACGAAGGCGTTCTGCGCCGGCGGAGACATCCGTACGATCCGCGAGCACAGCCTCGCCGGGGACGCCGAGGCCAGTGAGGGGTTCTTCGCCTCCGAGTACCGGCTCAACGCCCGGATCGCCGAGTATCCCGTGCCGGTCGTGTCGCTCATCGACGGCGTGTGCATGGGCGGAGGCCTGGGTCTGTCCGTCCACGGCAGCTTCCGCGTCGTCACCGAGCGCGCGGTGCTGGCGATGCCCGAGACCGGGATCGGCTTCTTCCCGGACGTCGGGGCCAGCTACTTTCTGCCGAGGCTGCCCGGGGCGATCGGCATGTACCTGGGACTGACCGGGGACCGGATCGACGCGGCCGACGCCCTGTACACGGGGTTGGCCACGCACTTCGTCCTCGCGGAGGGGCTGGAGGCGGTCGGGGAGGCCTTGGCCGACAACCCCGGCGATCCGGTGGACGTGGTCCTGAACCGCCTCGCCGGCCGTTCCCCGGTGGCGGGCAGCAGGCTGGCGGAGGTACGCGGGGACGTGGACTGGGCGTTCGGCGCGCCGTCCCTCGGCGAGATCGAGAAACGCCTGCGCGAGCTCGACACCCCCTGGGCGGCAGCCGCCTCGGTCACCCTGGAGTCCGCCTCGCCGCAGAGCCTGGAGATCACTCACGCTCTGCTCGCCCGGGGCAGGCAGCAGACCTTGCGGGAGTGCCTCGCCACCGAACTCGCCCTCACCCGCACGACCATCCGCACGCCGGATTTCCTGGAGGGCGTCCGTGCGGCCCTGGTCGACAAGGACCGCACTCCCGTCTGGCAGCGTGCCTCGCTCTGA
- a CDS encoding iron-containing alcohol dehydrogenase: MVASLSLPRILRVGGGAVGELGDVVAGLGLRRPLLVTDAFLAGTGAAERLMATLRDAGVQPRLFAGTVPDPTTDSLDAGLTVLREHGADSVIGFGGGSPMDTAKALGLLGVQGGRMRDYKAPHTSLGPALPVIAVPTTAGSGSEATQFTIITDSATDEKMLCPGPAFLPVAAVIDFELTLSMPARLTADTGVDALTHAVEAYVSRKANPFSDGLALNAIRTIGHHLRRVYADGGDLEAREAMMLAATQAGIAFSNSSVALVHGMSRPIGAHFHVAHGLSNAMLFPAVTAFSARAAASRYADCARALGAATDGDSNALAADRLVEALRALCQDLEVPTPQAHGIDKDEWFRLLPLMAEQALASGSPANNPVVPTVDEIQDLYAQIYA, translated from the coding sequence ATGGTTGCCAGCCTTTCCCTCCCGCGGATCCTGCGCGTCGGCGGCGGTGCCGTCGGCGAGCTGGGCGACGTCGTCGCAGGGCTGGGGCTGCGCCGCCCGCTGCTGGTGACGGACGCGTTCCTCGCCGGGACCGGTGCGGCGGAACGACTGATGGCGACGCTGAGGGATGCCGGAGTGCAGCCGCGCCTGTTCGCCGGCACCGTCCCGGATCCGACCACCGACTCGCTCGACGCGGGCCTGACCGTGCTGCGGGAACACGGAGCGGACTCCGTGATCGGGTTCGGTGGCGGCAGCCCGATGGACACCGCCAAGGCCCTCGGCCTGCTGGGCGTCCAGGGCGGCCGGATGCGGGACTACAAGGCACCGCACACCAGCCTCGGCCCGGCGCTTCCGGTGATCGCGGTCCCGACGACCGCGGGCAGCGGCTCGGAGGCGACCCAGTTCACCATCATCACCGACAGCGCCACGGACGAGAAGATGCTCTGTCCGGGGCCGGCGTTCCTGCCGGTCGCCGCTGTCATCGACTTCGAACTGACCTTGTCGATGCCGGCCCGGCTGACCGCCGACACCGGCGTCGACGCGCTCACGCATGCCGTCGAGGCGTACGTGAGCCGCAAGGCCAATCCGTTCTCCGACGGCCTCGCCCTGAACGCGATCCGGACCATCGGCCACCACCTCCGCCGCGTCTACGCCGACGGGGGAGACCTCGAGGCCCGCGAGGCGATGATGCTCGCCGCGACCCAGGCCGGCATCGCCTTCTCCAACTCCAGCGTGGCGCTCGTGCACGGTATGAGCCGCCCGATCGGAGCTCACTTCCATGTCGCCCACGGTCTGTCGAACGCGATGCTCTTCCCCGCGGTGACAGCGTTCTCCGCCCGCGCCGCCGCGAGCCGGTACGCCGACTGCGCCCGCGCCCTCGGAGCCGCCACCGACGGCGACAGCAACGCCTTGGCCGCAGATAGGCTCGTGGAGGCGCTCCGAGCCCTGTGCCAGGATCTTGAGGTGCCCACCCCACAAGCCCACGGCATCGACAAGGACGAGTGGTTCCGCCTGTTGCCCCTCATGGCCGAGCAGGCGCTCGCGTCCGGATCCCCCGCCAACAACCCCGTCGTACCCACCGTGGACGAGATCCAGGATCTCTACGCGCAGATCTATGCCTGA
- a CDS encoding LysR family transcriptional regulator: MHPRSPDENPAPQPVDSPRSVDPRRLRADDLRYLLVLSRTGRLVTAADALGVDHTTVSRRIAALEKSLGLRLIERGTEGWTLTDVGRAVSENARAIEEAIDRVVDTVEGQDSPSLHGTVRVSAPDGFGTTFATPALVRVRRRHPQLQVELITATRQLALRPSGFDLALVIGVPSSSHLVTEHLTDYTLGLYACDDYLTRHGRPETPAELRAHPLIFYIESMLQVGDLDIERHLPGMTPAFSSTNVFAQLEATQQGAGIGVLPAFLTRRTPLRRLLADEIDIRLPITLAVRREAVTHPAVRAIWTALRHEVAERADELLPE; this comes from the coding sequence GTGCACCCCCGCTCCCCGGACGAGAACCCCGCCCCGCAGCCTGTCGACTCCCCTCGCTCCGTCGATCCGCGCAGACTCCGCGCGGACGATCTGCGCTACCTGCTCGTGCTGTCCCGTACCGGACGCCTGGTGACCGCCGCCGACGCACTCGGCGTGGACCACACCACCGTGTCACGCCGTATCGCCGCACTGGAGAAGAGCCTCGGCCTGCGCCTCATCGAGCGCGGCACGGAGGGATGGACACTGACGGACGTCGGACGAGCCGTCTCGGAGAACGCGCGCGCGATCGAGGAGGCCATCGACCGCGTCGTCGACACCGTGGAAGGCCAGGACTCGCCGTCCCTGCACGGTACGGTGCGCGTCAGCGCGCCCGACGGCTTCGGCACCACCTTCGCCACGCCCGCCCTCGTACGGGTGCGCCGCCGGCACCCCCAGCTCCAGGTCGAACTCATCACCGCGACCCGGCAGCTCGCCCTGCGCCCGTCCGGTTTCGATCTCGCTCTCGTCATCGGCGTACCCTCCAGCAGCCACCTCGTGACCGAACACCTCACCGACTACACGCTGGGGCTCTATGCCTGTGACGACTACCTCACCCGGCACGGTCGACCGGAGACGCCGGCCGAGCTGCGCGCGCACCCGCTCATCTTCTACATCGAGTCGATGCTGCAGGTCGGCGACCTCGACATCGAACGCCACCTTCCCGGCATGACCCCGGCCTTCTCCTCGACGAACGTCTTCGCCCAGCTCGAAGCCACCCAGCAGGGGGCCGGCATCGGTGTCCTGCCTGCCTTCCTGACCCGGCGGACACCACTGCGCCGACTGCTCGCCGACGAGATCGACATCCGGCTCCCCATCACCCTGGCCGTCCGCCGCGAGGCCGTGACGCACCCCGCCGTACGTGCCATCTGGACCGCTCTACGGCATGAGGTCGCCGAACGGGCCGACGAACTGCTCCCGGAATGA
- a CDS encoding alpha/beta hydrolase, with product MRSPNGPTNCSRNEHQGVSGDCDFRLAPEHPYPAQLDRAQLGRRLADFKVTSEVHPMPEGQHSFVLGAGRVPEVDQAIQQMGQWLREHLGA from the coding sequence ATGAGGTCGCCGAACGGGCCGACGAACTGCTCCCGGAATGAGCACCAAGGCGTTTCCGGTGACTGTGACTTCCGCCTGGCGCCCGAGCATCCCTACCCCGCACAGCTCGACCGCGCCCAGCTCGGCCGCCGACTCGCGGACTTCAAGGTCACCTCCGAGGTCCACCCGATGCCCGAGGGACAGCACTCGTTCGTCCTGGGCGCGGGGCGGGTACCCGAGGTGGACCAGGCGATCCAGCAGATGGGTCAGTGGCTCCGCGAGCACCTCGGCGCGTGA
- a CDS encoding propionyl-CoA synthetase encodes MGMYEDVFRSSTEDPESFWLKAAEAIDWNVTPRRALDSSDAPFYHWFPDGRLNVCFNALDRHVEAGRGGQPALIYDSPVTDTRRTYTYAQLRDEVAAFAGALAQLGVGRGDRVVIYLPMVPEAAVAMLACARIGAIHSVVFGGFAPRELALRIDDAAPKVVVSASCGIEGKRVIPYKPLLDRAIHLAAHKPEKSVILQRPQERAELGPDDLDWTELVAAAPPADCVPVAATDPLYILYTSGTTGKPKGVVRDCGGYAVALHWSMRAVYDVGPGETMFTGSDVGWVVGHSYIVYAPLLAGATTVLYEGKPVGTPDAGQFWRVAADYRAKTMFTAPTAFRAIRKEDPNGALTSDYDLSHLRYLFLAGERLDPETYHWAGALLDIPVIDHWWQTETGWPIVANPVGIEAAPLKPGSPTRPLPGWDVRVLDASGEPAPPGVDGAIVVKLPLPPGALPTLWNDDDRYVASYLSAYDGYYLTGDSGHIDDDGYVFVMGRTDDVINVAGHRLSTGSMEEALAAHPDVAECAVIGVADELKGQIPRGFVVLKAGSNREPGEAEAELVQLVRERIGAVASLKDVTVVAALPKTRSGKILRKTMRGIADGRDEPIPSTVDDADVVEALRPVLRRAGHTP; translated from the coding sequence ATGGGAATGTACGAGGATGTCTTCCGCTCCAGTACCGAGGATCCGGAGAGTTTCTGGCTGAAGGCGGCAGAGGCCATCGACTGGAATGTCACTCCGCGACGCGCCCTGGACTCCTCGGACGCGCCCTTCTACCACTGGTTTCCCGACGGGCGGCTCAACGTCTGCTTCAACGCGCTCGACCGGCACGTCGAAGCCGGCCGAGGCGGACAGCCCGCGCTCATCTACGACTCCCCCGTGACCGACACCCGGCGCACCTACACCTACGCGCAGCTGCGGGACGAGGTGGCGGCCTTCGCCGGAGCGCTCGCACAGCTCGGCGTGGGACGCGGCGACCGCGTGGTGATCTACCTGCCGATGGTCCCCGAGGCCGCCGTGGCGATGCTGGCCTGCGCACGCATCGGCGCAATCCACTCGGTCGTCTTCGGCGGGTTCGCCCCACGTGAACTCGCCCTCCGCATCGACGACGCCGCCCCCAAGGTGGTCGTCTCGGCCTCCTGCGGCATCGAGGGCAAGCGTGTCATCCCGTACAAGCCCCTGCTCGACCGGGCCATCCACCTCGCGGCCCACAAGCCGGAAAAGAGCGTGATCCTGCAACGCCCGCAGGAACGTGCCGAGTTGGGGCCAGACGATCTCGACTGGACCGAGCTGGTCGCCGCCGCGCCGCCGGCCGACTGCGTTCCCGTCGCCGCCACCGATCCGCTCTACATCCTGTACACGTCCGGAACGACCGGAAAGCCCAAGGGAGTTGTGCGTGACTGTGGTGGCTACGCGGTCGCTCTCCACTGGTCGATGAGGGCGGTGTACGACGTGGGTCCGGGCGAGACGATGTTCACCGGCTCCGATGTCGGCTGGGTCGTCGGGCACTCGTACATCGTCTACGCGCCCCTGCTGGCCGGTGCCACGACCGTGCTGTACGAGGGCAAGCCCGTCGGCACCCCGGACGCGGGCCAGTTCTGGCGCGTCGCCGCCGACTACCGGGCCAAGACCATGTTCACGGCGCCCACCGCCTTCCGCGCCATCCGCAAGGAGGACCCGAACGGAGCGCTCACCTCGGACTACGACCTCTCCCACCTGCGTTATCTCTTCCTCGCCGGCGAGCGCCTCGACCCAGAGACCTATCACTGGGCCGGCGCGCTTCTGGACATCCCGGTGATCGACCACTGGTGGCAGACCGAGACCGGCTGGCCCATCGTCGCCAACCCCGTGGGCATCGAGGCCGCCCCCCTCAAGCCCGGGTCTCCCACCCGCCCGCTGCCGGGCTGGGACGTCCGGGTCCTCGACGCCTCGGGCGAGCCGGCACCCCCGGGCGTCGACGGCGCGATCGTCGTGAAGCTCCCCCTGCCGCCCGGAGCACTCCCCACCCTCTGGAACGACGACGACCGCTACGTCGCCTCCTACCTCTCCGCCTACGACGGCTACTACCTCACCGGCGACAGCGGTCACATCGACGACGACGGCTACGTCTTCGTCATGGGCCGCACCGACGACGTCATCAACGTCGCCGGCCACCGGCTGTCCACCGGCAGCATGGAAGAGGCCCTGGCCGCCCACCCCGATGTCGCCGAATGCGCCGTCATCGGGGTCGCCGACGAACTCAAGGGACAGATCCCGCGCGGCTTCGTCGTCCTGAAAGCCGGCAGCAACCGCGAACCGGGCGAGGCCGAGGCCGAACTCGTCCAGCTCGTACGCGAACGCATCGGCGCCGTCGCCTCCCTCAAGGACGTCACGGTCGTGGCCGCCCTGCCCAAGACCCGCTCGGGAAAGATCCTGCGCAAGACCATGCGCGGCATCGCCGACGGCCGCGACGAACCCATCCCCTCCACCGTGGACGACGCCGACGTCGTCGAGGCCCTGCGCCCGGTCCTCCGCCGCGCCGGTCACACCCCGTGA
- a CDS encoding PaaI family thioesterase has product MGRTRTYQWEDPAILAEAAGRMAGIDFLRELQEGRLPGPPINYSIDFTLDEVEPGRAVFSLTPGEEHYNPIGSVHGGIFATLLDSAAGCAVQSTLPQRVAYTSLDLTVKFLRRITVDTGTVRAIGTVVSKGRQTALAQAQLVDAKDRLLAHATSSCMLFPVPPSQG; this is encoded by the coding sequence GTGGGACGAACGCGTACGTATCAATGGGAAGATCCCGCGATCCTGGCGGAGGCGGCCGGGCGCATGGCCGGCATCGACTTCCTGCGCGAGCTGCAGGAAGGGCGACTGCCGGGGCCGCCCATCAATTACTCCATCGATTTCACCCTGGACGAGGTGGAGCCGGGCAGGGCGGTCTTCTCGCTGACGCCGGGGGAGGAGCACTACAACCCGATCGGCAGCGTGCACGGCGGAATCTTCGCCACCCTGCTCGACTCGGCGGCGGGCTGCGCCGTCCAGTCCACTCTCCCGCAGAGGGTGGCCTATACCTCGCTCGACCTGACGGTGAAGTTCCTGCGACGGATCACCGTGGACACGGGCACGGTGCGTGCCATCGGCACGGTTGTCAGCAAGGGCCGCCAAACCGCCCTCGCCCAGGCCCAGTTGGTCGACGCGAAGGACCGCCTGCTCGCCCACGCCACCAGCAGCTGCATGCTCTTCCCGGTGCCTCCCTCCCAAGGGTGA
- a CDS encoding helix-turn-helix transcriptional regulator, which produces MEWLEASTENCPVQRTLDVIGEKWTLLILRDAVNGVRRFDDFHRHIGLSEAVLSDRLRKLTAAGILKTVPYQEPGTRSRNEYRLTRKGWDLWPVLMALTQWGEAHTLGPEGPVLDVRHTDCDAPVRVIVECTTEHTTLTPRYVTARLATGAHLRS; this is translated from the coding sequence ATGGAGTGGCTTGAGGCGAGCACGGAGAACTGCCCCGTCCAGCGCACGCTCGACGTGATCGGGGAGAAATGGACGCTGCTGATCCTGCGCGACGCCGTCAACGGCGTCCGCCGCTTCGACGACTTCCACCGCCACATCGGCCTGTCCGAAGCCGTCCTCAGCGACCGCCTCCGCAAACTGACCGCAGCCGGCATCCTCAAGACCGTCCCCTACCAGGAACCCGGCACTCGCTCCCGCAACGAATACCGCCTGACCCGCAAGGGGTGGGACCTGTGGCCCGTCCTGATGGCACTCACCCAGTGGGGCGAGGCACACACCCTCGGCCCCGAAGGCCCCGTGCTGGACGTCCGCCACACCGACTGCGACGCCCCCGTCCGCGTCATCGTCGAATGCACCACGGAACACACCACCCTCACCCCCCGATACGTCACCGCCCGACTGGCAACAGGCGCCCACCTCCGATCGTGA
- a CDS encoding hemerythrin domain-containing protein, whose product MAETRDVVELILQDHRKMEDLFRLMRSVEADRAAALREFADLLIAHAQAEEAKVYPALKRYKKIEDEELEHGEEEHEEGNKALLALLEVDEVGSEEWDAKLEELVEAVTHHADEEERTILNGARENVAMERREELGGAFLAERERQLKAGCGAVDNVRRIVSS is encoded by the coding sequence ATGGCCGAGACACGAGACGTCGTAGAACTCATCCTCCAGGATCACCGAAAGATGGAGGATCTCTTTCGTCTGATGCGCAGCGTCGAAGCTGACCGGGCGGCCGCCCTGCGGGAGTTCGCCGATCTGTTGATCGCGCACGCGCAGGCGGAAGAGGCGAAGGTGTACCCGGCCCTCAAGCGCTACAAGAAGATCGAGGACGAAGAGCTTGAGCACGGCGAGGAGGAGCACGAGGAGGGCAACAAGGCGCTCCTCGCACTCCTGGAGGTCGACGAAGTCGGCTCCGAGGAGTGGGACGCGAAGCTGGAAGAGCTCGTGGAGGCCGTCACGCACCACGCCGACGAGGAGGAGCGCACCATCCTCAACGGAGCACGCGAGAACGTTGCCATGGAACGTCGGGAGGAGCTGGGCGGGGCGTTCCTTGCAGAGCGGGAGCGTCAGCTGAAGGCAGGCTGCGGCGCTGTGGACAACGTGCGCCGTATCGTCAGCTCCTGA
- a CDS encoding DEAD/DEAH box helicase, whose amino-acid sequence MSSGLPPAGSFEALGLPSELMTTLIGLGVTEPFPIQAATLPNALAGRDVLGRARTGSGKTLAFGLALLMRTAGLRAESKRPLALVLVPTRELAQQVSDALAPYAQTLNVRLATVVGGLSINRQSALLRTGTEVVIATPGRLADLVSRRDCHLNQVRITVLDEADQMCDLGFLPQVSDILDQVRSDGQRLLFSATLDRDVDHLVRTYLHDPVLASVDHVAGSVSTMEHHVLNIHAADKYATATEIAARDGRVLMFLDTKAGVDQFTRHLRASGVPAGALHSGKSQPQRMHTLGRFKDGEITVLVATNVAARGIHIDALDLVVNVDPPADAKDYLHRGGRTARAGESGNVVTLVTPNQRRDVNRIMSDAGIRPTITQVRSGEEKLAAITGAKRPPTGGKSSTGNIPFRGLGSRTGRPAKESRKAAEARKAAEARAAARVRKGR is encoded by the coding sequence ATGTCCTCGGGGCTGCCGCCTGCCGGCTCCTTCGAAGCGCTCGGGCTGCCGTCGGAGCTGATGACGACGCTGATCGGCCTCGGAGTGACGGAGCCGTTCCCGATCCAGGCGGCGACCCTGCCCAACGCGCTGGCCGGCCGCGACGTCCTCGGCCGTGCGCGGACCGGCTCCGGCAAGACGCTGGCTTTCGGGCTGGCGCTGCTCATGCGGACGGCAGGTCTGCGAGCGGAGTCGAAACGACCGCTGGCTCTGGTGCTGGTGCCGACCCGGGAACTCGCACAGCAGGTGAGCGACGCGCTGGCCCCGTACGCGCAGACGCTGAACGTGCGACTGGCGACGGTCGTCGGAGGACTGTCGATCAACCGGCAGTCGGCGCTGCTGCGAACCGGAACCGAGGTGGTCATCGCGACGCCGGGGCGCCTGGCCGACCTGGTGTCGCGTCGGGACTGCCACCTCAATCAGGTACGGATCACGGTGCTGGACGAGGCGGACCAGATGTGCGACCTGGGTTTCCTGCCGCAGGTCTCCGACATTTTGGACCAGGTCCGCTCCGACGGGCAGCGCCTGTTGTTCTCGGCCACTCTCGACCGCGACGTCGACCATCTGGTGCGGACCTACCTTCACGACCCGGTTCTGGCATCCGTCGATCATGTGGCGGGCTCGGTCTCCACGATGGAACACCACGTGCTGAACATCCACGCCGCCGACAAGTACGCGACCGCGACCGAAATCGCCGCACGGGACGGCCGGGTGCTGATGTTCCTGGACACCAAGGCCGGCGTGGACCAGTTCACCCGTCACCTGCGGGCCAGCGGCGTACCGGCCGGGGCCCTGCACAGTGGCAAGTCGCAGCCGCAGCGCATGCACACACTCGGCCGGTTCAAGGACGGTGAGATCACCGTGCTGGTGGCAACCAATGTCGCGGCGCGAGGCATTCACATCGACGCGCTCGACCTCGTGGTCAATGTCGACCCGCCGGCCGACGCCAAGGACTACCTGCACCGTGGGGGGCGCACCGCACGCGCCGGGGAGTCAGGAAACGTGGTCACCCTGGTCACCCCCAACCAACGGCGCGACGTGAACCGGATAATGTCCGACGCCGGGATCCGGCCGACGATCACGCAGGTACGATCCGGCGAGGAGAAGCTGGCCGCCATCACCGGGGCGAAACGCCCGCCGACAGGCGGGAAGAGCAGCACCGGCAACATCCCCTTCCGCGGCCTCGGCTCACGTACGGGCCGTCCCGCGAAGGAGTCCCGCAAAGCCGCCGAGGCCCGCAAGGCCGCCGAGGCCCGGGCGGCGGCTCGGGTACGCAAGGGCCGCTGA
- a CDS encoding DMT family transporter yields the protein MEPEQHTALTERAHPLQASGGGDPQLLRQVPVGAPTVSASCSVVAAALFWSSSYAVTKEVLADVGPLSIRAVRFTIAAVLLEEAAVPERTPVGEHA from the coding sequence GTGGAACCCGAGCAGCACACCGCGCTCACGGAGCGAGCGCACCCGCTCCAGGCAAGTGGAGGGGGCGATCCCCAACTCCTGCGCCAGGTCCCGGTTGGTGCGCCGACCGTCTCGGCGAGCTGTTCCGTCGTCGCGGCCGCCCTGTTCTGGAGCAGCTCGTACGCGGTGACCAAGGAGGTGCTGGCGGACGTCGGGCCGTTGTCCATCAGGGCCGTCCGCTTCACGATCGCTGCCGTGCTGCTCGAGGAAGCCGCAGTTCCCGAGCGGACCCCGGTCGGCGAGCACGCCTGA
- a CDS encoding Lrp/AsnC family transcriptional regulator, which produces MAQELGIAPSTCLERVRSLRERGVLLGFHAEVDLPSVGRGLQAIIAVRVRPPTRAVIVQFQAFVARMPEVIGVFVLTGTDDFLLHVAVRDADHLHSVVLDKLTERQELADVRTSVVYRHSRKTVIEPM; this is translated from the coding sequence CTGGCGCAGGAGTTGGGGATCGCCCCCTCCACTTGCCTGGAGCGGGTGCGCTCGCTCCGTGAGCGCGGTGTGCTGCTCGGGTTCCACGCCGAGGTGGACCTCCCCTCGGTGGGCCGCGGGCTGCAGGCGATCATCGCCGTGCGGGTACGGCCGCCGACGCGTGCGGTCATCGTGCAGTTTCAGGCCTTCGTGGCACGGATGCCCGAGGTGATCGGGGTCTTCGTGCTGACCGGCACCGACGACTTCCTCCTCCATGTGGCGGTTCGCGACGCCGACCATCTGCATTCGGTCGTCCTGGACAAGCTGACTGAGCGACAGGAGCTCGCGGACGTACGTACCTCGGTGGTCTACAGGCACTCGCGGAAGACCGTCATCGAGCCGATGTGA